A region of Gracilinanus agilis isolate LMUSP501 chromosome 3, AgileGrace, whole genome shotgun sequence DNA encodes the following proteins:
- the LOC123238940 gene encoding olfactory receptor 8B8-like — translation MAKVNDSIVTEFVLLGLTDQPELQLFLFFLFLGIYVVTIVGNLLLMILIKLNPHLHTPMYFFLFNMSFIDLCYSSVTIPKMLMNFVSEKNSISYSGCMAQLYFFCVFVNSESLLLSAMAYDRYVAICYPLLYNIKMSSRICSFLVSGVFVMGLSVALAHTGCMLRLSFCAGNVINHYMCDIPPLLELSCTSTYVNELVVFVITGIELVVIGSAIFPSYALIFSTILRINSTSGRSKAFSTCSSHLTAIFLFFGSGIFVYLKPSSSKSMNQGKVSSVFYTIVIPMLNPMIYSLRNKDVKLAMQKTLRPRMIS, via the coding sequence ATGGCCAAAGTAAATGACTCCATTGTGACTGAATTTGTCCTTTTAGGTTTAACTGATCAACCAGAACTCcagctctttctctttttcctattccTAGGGATCTATGTGGTAACCATTGTTGGGAATCTACTCTTGATGATTTTAATTAAGCTAAATCCACACCTTCATACCCCcatgtatttctttctcttcaacaTGTCTTTCATTGATTTGTGTTATTCCTCTGTCACCATCCCCAAAATGTTAATGAACTTTGTGTCAGAGAAAAACAGCATCTCCTATTCTGGGTGCATGGCTCAGCTGTATTTCTTCTGTGTCTTTGTAAATTCAGAGTCACTTCTTTTGTCAGCCATGGCCTATGACAGATACGTTGCCATTTGTTacccactgctttataatatcaAGATGTCCTCTCGGATCTGCTCCTTTCTGGTTTCTGGTGTATTTGTGATGGGGCTTTCTGTTGCCTTGGCCCACACTGGATGTATGCTGAGACTGTCCTTCTGTGCTGGTAATGTCATCAACCATTACATGTGTGACATACCCCCTCTTCTAGAACTCTCCTGCACCAGTACCTATGTCAATGAGTTAGTGGTTTTTGTTATAACAGGCATCGAACTTGTGGTGATTGGCTCtgccattttcccctcttatgCTTTAATTTTTTCCACTATTCTCCGCATCAATTCCACTAGTGGTAGATCTAAAGCCTTCAGCACTTGCAGCTCCCACCTAACtgctatttttctgttttttgggtCAGGAATTTTTGTGTATCTTAAACCTTCTTCTTCTAAGTCTATGAACCAGGGAAAAGTGTCCTCTGTGTTCTATACCATTGTGATTCCCATGTTAAACCCCATGATCTACAGCCTGAGGAACAAGGATGTCAAATTGGCCATGCAGAAAACCTTGAGACCAAGAATGATCTCTTAA